The window GCACGCGTCGCCAATTCTGCCTCGGCCTGGAGCATTACCTGCGGCGGCACCGCCGTGGCCCGCCACAACACCATCAGACTATCGGCGGTGGCGAAAATGGCATCTTCCTCCGCGAAGAGCTTGGGCCAGAATCCGCCCCCTTTGCCATCGCGCAGCTTGTAGGAGTCGATGTAGTTGTTGTTTTCCGCATAGTCGAACAACAAACTCTTGATGGCCAGTGCGGCATCACACAACGGGGCGGTCGGTTCGCCATCGGCGGCAGGAGGCGTGTTACCCACTGGCCAATAGGGGACGGCAATGGCGCCCGCCGGCTGTCCCAGGATGGCCCACATGGTACTCAAACGCGCCGGCTCACCTGCTCGCACGCCCTGGATGACGGCCGCCGCCACCGAAGTGGAGCGGCAGATGCTGAGGTAGCAGTAGATGTAGCCAAAGGGTCTGTTGCTTTGCCACCGTGCCGGGAAGGGCACTGGCACGGGATTGCTGTTAGCGTCAGAAAAGTCGCGCATTTGCGTCCGAAGGATGCTGCGATAGCCAAGCGTGTCCCCGGTCCAAAAGTCGGCAATCAGCTTAGTGGTTCGCCGGTAGCGTTCAATACCGCTGCTTCCACCACCGTGGAGGGCAAAGTTGGTGCGCAACACATAACCCTGAGGGGCGACTGAAGAGTCATTGGCGTCGTACTTCCAGTACTGCGTGCCGGCGGTCTCAAAAATGGCCGCAGCCCCGGTGCTGTCAATGACGGCAAAGTTTGCCTGGGTGGTGCGCCCGGTAAGGTTGGTGCGGTCGAGAAGGGTCTGGAACTCTGCCACCGACGCACAGGTGCCAAGCGCCTCCTTCATCAAGGTGCCATTGCCAGGACCGGCGGCAGCAGCTGGCAAGTCGCTTGACAGGGAGTTGAGAATGGCAAAGCCCTTTTCGTTCACGCCCATCCACGGAGTGGTGGATCCGGCGCTTACCACCGCTAAAAAACGGTAGGTAGAGCCGACCACCCACACGACCTCATTATTGACCTGGTCGGCGTCTCGGGTTTTCCACACCAAGGGACGCCCATCAGCGGTAGCCCGGCCAGAGGCCACGCCGATGGTGCACTCCTCCAGTTGCTGTTTGGGCAACTCCTCCCATGGCCCTCCAGCTGGGGCCATCGCCATGACCCCTGCCAGAACTATGCCCACCACGATGGTGGGGCGCATCCTCATCCTCACCACCACACCTGACCACGGGCTTGTCCTGACCATTGACAGGTATCGTGCGTCTGTTGCCGCGTCGCAAGCAGCAAGACGTCGTAGGTCCATTGTGGCACAAGGCCTCCTCTGCTATGCCATGGAACTGCAGGTGCCAGAATCTTCGCCCTCAGGTGCTCAGGCTTGACAAGCTCCACCCTAGCTGCACCGCGCCTTCGCCACCTGGCTGAGCTACGCCGGGAATCGGCTGATCACCGCACCATCGTCACCTTCCGGATGAAACGCGCAAGTTCCTGGCCTTGCTGGTCGTGAACCTCCAACAGGATCAGGTATACCCCGCTGGCCAGTTCCCTTCCACGTCCATCCTTGCCATCCCAACGCACGGCTCCGCGGCCTGAAGGCTGCCTGCCGTGCAGGAGGGTACACACCTCCTGCCCGAGCAGGTTCCTCACCGTCATTTTCACCACTGCAGGCCGCGGCAACGAATAGGCGATTTCGGTTTGGCCATTGAAGGGATTGGGGAAACACGGATAGAGGCAGTATGAGTCAGGAACTTCCTGACCGCCACTTACTGCAACCGAGGTTGCCAACCCATCTTTGACCAAGACATCATCGATGTTCCAACCGCCCGCCACGAGGTTGTCGCCGTTGGATGTGAGTCCAAAAGAGACCACCACCTGGGGATTGCCGTCAGCAATGGCCGAAATGTCCACAAGCTGGACCGTCCAGCAGCGGTCAAAGAGCCCTTCTGGAGGACTTGTCCAGACCACCTGGTCATTCACCAAGACGGTAGCAACGTCGCCGGCGCGCACATTGAGCCATCGCATGAAACGTAGCCCCACCTTCTGGTAGCGGCTGCAGTCGATGGTTGGGGAGTTCAGGTAGCAGTTGACATTGGCTTGGTAGGATCCGTCCCAACCTTCGCCTCCCAAGTCGTTGCCCCAACAATACTGACCCGAATAGGCTGAGCGGGGATCTTGCCCGCTTGCCTTTCCTTGGGGAGTTCCCCACTGCCAGTCGTCCTGGAGATTGGATGGGTTGCCCCGCACCTCATGCCACCAGCGGCTGTCGGCCACCTCCAAGTCGTCGAAAAAACCTGCTACACAGGCGTAGCGGAAGGACTCTATGGCGGTGTACTTTTCTGCGCTAACCAACGTCAGACGGAAGTGGGCCACATGCGCCGCTGGCGCGGCAGCTGGCAGCTCAGCCCTAAACAGAAAGACCCCCGCTTGGCCGGGCTCAATGGCCTCTACCGTGTCCATGGCAACGGGCAATCTCACCCACTCACTCGCACATGTAAGGGTGCCGCGTACCTTGGTGGCGGTCATGCCGCCGTGGTTTGCTACCACTACTTTGAGAGCAACCTCCTCCCCTGGTTCCAGTGCGCCATTGTCGTTGGCCAGACTGTCCCCTACCACTACGCGCGCGTACTGAAGCA is drawn from Calditrichota bacterium and contains these coding sequences:
- a CDS encoding T9SS type A sorting domain-containing protein; protein product: MDLRRLAACDAATDARYLSMVRTSPWSGVVVRMRMRPTIVVGIVLAGVMAMAPAGGPWEELPKQQLEECTIGVASGRATADGRPLVWKTRDADQVNNEVVWVVGSTYRFLAVVSAGSTTPWMGVNEKGFAILNSLSSDLPAAAAGPGNGTLMKEALGTCASVAEFQTLLDRTNLTGRTTQANFAVIDSTGAAAIFETAGTQYWKYDANDSSVAPQGYVLRTNFALHGGGSSGIERYRRTTKLIADFWTGDTLGYRSILRTQMRDFSDANSNPVPVPFPARWQSNRPFGYIYCYLSICRSTSVAAAVIQGVRAGEPARLSTMWAILGQPAGAIAVPYWPVGNTPPAADGEPTAPLCDAALAIKSLLFDYAENNNYIDSYKLRDGKGGGFWPKLFAEEDAIFATADSLMVLWRATAVPPQVMLQAEAELATRALSVLHQAYEAHLTSVSVASGGPGGIPCALSQPYPNPCNTSTSLALFLPEPTEARVAVYDVMGEQVAVLCDGQLPSGEQRLTWDGRDDAGRLLPSGVYFVQARTAHWQQTRRCVLVR